The following are encoded in a window of Pseudomonas sp. St316 genomic DNA:
- a CDS encoding LysR family transcriptional regulator, which translates to MNLSKVDLNLFIVFDAIYTEANLTRAGQIVGITQPAVSNALARLRETFNDPLFVRTAQGMVPTPMAQNIIGPVRTALSLLRVSVQESRIFNPLQAVKTYRISMTDLTEGVILPLLFQRLRRLAPTVAIESFLSKRRETTKELAAGRLDFAVDAPLNTDPQVRHVKLMEDRYVCAMRKGHPLASKEKISLDDYLAQTHVHISSRRNGLGYVDLALGKMGIQRKIALRSQHYLMASQVLQQTDMVMTVPERFARRHDLHAFLLPVNDVPPVETHLYWHESTDQDPANRWMREQMIELCQQVTAHEKKLDKV; encoded by the coding sequence ATGAATCTGAGCAAGGTCGACCTCAACCTTTTCATTGTCTTCGATGCGATCTACACCGAAGCCAACCTGACCCGCGCCGGGCAGATCGTCGGCATCACTCAGCCGGCCGTGTCCAATGCCCTGGCGCGTCTGCGGGAGACCTTCAACGACCCGCTCTTCGTGCGTACGGCCCAAGGGATGGTGCCGACCCCCATGGCCCAGAACATCATCGGTCCGGTGCGCACCGCCTTGTCGCTGCTGCGGGTGTCGGTGCAGGAAAGCCGGATATTCAATCCGTTGCAGGCCGTCAAGACCTACCGCATCAGCATGACCGACCTCACCGAAGGCGTGATCCTGCCGCTGCTGTTCCAGCGCCTGCGTCGCCTGGCGCCGACCGTGGCGATCGAAAGCTTCCTCTCCAAGCGCCGTGAAACCACGAAGGAGCTGGCCGCCGGCCGCCTCGACTTCGCCGTGGACGCACCGCTCAACACCGATCCGCAGGTACGACACGTCAAGTTGATGGAAGATCGCTACGTGTGCGCCATGCGCAAGGGCCATCCGTTGGCGAGCAAGGAAAAAATCAGCCTCGATGATTACCTGGCCCAGACCCACGTGCATATCTCCAGCCGCCGCAACGGGCTGGGTTATGTCGACCTGGCCCTCGGCAAGATGGGTATCCAGCGCAAGATCGCCCTGCGCTCCCAGCATTACCTGATGGCCTCCCAGGTCCTGCAACAAACGGACATGGTCATGACCGTCCCCGAGCGCTTTGCCCGTCGTCACGATCTGCACGCCTTCCTGTTACCCGTCAACGATGTGCCGCCGGTGGAAACCCACCTCTACTGGCACGAAAGCACCGACCAGGACCCGGCCAACCGCTGGATGCGCGAGCAGATGATCGAGCTGTGCCAGCAGGTGACGGCCCATGAGAAGAAGCTCGACAAGGTTTAG
- a CDS encoding MerR family DNA-binding transcriptional regulator, giving the protein MSSQTYSISDLARELDITTRAIRFYEEQGLLSPERRGQERIYSPRDKVSLKLILRGKRIGFSLAECRELIELYDPSSGNQKQLHSMLAKITERREQLEQQLLDIEQMKLELDTAEERCIQALEQTIKGQEIVQ; this is encoded by the coding sequence ATGAGTAGCCAGACCTACAGCATCTCCGACCTCGCCCGCGAGCTGGATATCACCACCCGGGCCATCCGCTTCTATGAAGAACAAGGCCTGTTGAGCCCGGAGCGACGGGGCCAGGAGCGCATTTATTCGCCGCGGGACAAGGTCAGCCTGAAGCTGATCCTGCGTGGCAAGCGCATTGGTTTTTCCCTGGCCGAGTGCCGCGAGCTGATCGAACTCTATGACCCCTCCAGCGGCAATCAGAAACAGCTGCACAGCATGCTGGCGAAAATCACCGAACGCCGGGAACAGCTCGAACAGCAATTGCTGGACATCGAACAGATGAAACTGGAACTCGACACCGCCGAAGAACGCTGCATCCAGGCGCTGGAGCAGACGATCAAAGGCCAGGAAATCGTCCAGTAA
- a CDS encoding hydroxymethylglutaryl-CoA lyase: MSLPSFVRLIEVGPRDGLQNEAQPISVADKVRLVDALGAAGLGYIEVGSFVSPKWVPQMAGSAEVFAQIQRKPGVTYGALAPNLRGFEDALAAGVKEVAVFAAASEAFSQRNINCSIKESLERFAPIMEAAKQHGVSVRGYVSCVLGCPYEGAVKPEQVAWVARELYAMGCYEVSLGDTIGTGTAGATRRMFEVVGAEVPRDKLAGHFHDTYGQAMANVYASLLEGIAVFDSSIAGLGGCPYAKGASGNVATEDVLYLLNGLGIETGVDLDALIAAGRQICDVLGRPSGSRVAKARSAQ; this comes from the coding sequence ATGTCCCTTCCCTCCTTTGTACGCCTGATCGAAGTCGGCCCCCGTGACGGGCTGCAGAATGAAGCACAGCCCATCAGCGTCGCCGACAAGGTGCGCCTGGTAGATGCCTTGGGCGCCGCCGGCCTGGGCTACATCGAAGTCGGCAGTTTCGTCTCGCCCAAATGGGTGCCGCAAATGGCCGGTTCCGCCGAGGTGTTCGCGCAGATCCAGCGCAAGCCCGGTGTGACCTATGGCGCCCTGGCGCCGAATCTGCGGGGTTTTGAAGATGCGCTAGCGGCAGGTGTGAAAGAGGTGGCGGTGTTCGCCGCCGCGTCCGAAGCGTTCTCCCAGCGCAATATCAACTGCTCCATCAAGGAGAGTCTGGAGCGCTTCGCGCCGATCATGGAAGCCGCAAAACAACACGGCGTCAGTGTGCGCGGTTACGTGTCCTGCGTGCTGGGCTGCCCCTATGAAGGTGCGGTCAAGCCTGAACAGGTGGCTTGGGTCGCTCGGGAGCTGTATGCCATGGGCTGCTACGAAGTCTCCCTGGGCGACACCATCGGCACGGGCACCGCCGGTGCCACCCGCAGGATGTTCGAGGTGGTGGGCGCCGAGGTACCTCGGGACAAGCTCGCCGGACACTTCCACGATACCTACGGCCAAGCCATGGCCAACGTATACGCCAGCTTGCTGGAAGGCATTGCGGTGTTCGACAGCTCCATTGCCGGCCTGGGCGGCTGCCCTTATGCCAAGGGCGCCAGCGGTAACGTCGCCACCGAAGACGTGCTGTACCTGCTCAACGGCTTGGGTATCGAAACCGGTGTCGACCTGGACGCCCTGATCGCCGCGGGTCGGCAGATCTGTGACGTACTCGGTCGTCCTAGCGGTTCGCGTGTCGCCAAGGCCCGTAGCGCACAGTGA